In Ancylothrix sp. D3o, the genomic window CTCTTCCAAGAAACTAAACAGCCAACGCTATTCTGCTTTGATGCTGCCAATCTACGCACTTGTGGTTTAATATTTCTCCAAAAGCAGTTTTGGCAAAAGCACTCTCTCGCTTTTGATACAGGTAAAAATATTACCTTCCCTTCCATTTCAGAATACCCTAACGTTCGCGTAGCCTCTATTATTACGCCTAATACATTAGAGGTTCCTATCTACCGCGTTTGCGATGAAGAAAAGAAATTAGCAGGACACACCGCAGGTGTTTTTTATCCCTCGTCTCAGAATGCTGAATGTGGATACTACTACTTGAGCAATCAGCGCCCTGAATCTCGCAGTGGTGGTATTCTTCAGGAAAGTAAATTAATACCGATGGCAAAAACAAGAGGTGAGAATATAGGAGATATGAAGAAGCCCAAGCCCTATGCACAAGGTTATAATCCGCGTGGCGTTTTCCTCAACCTTACTCTTCAAGAAGGGGATTGCTTTAGTGATTGGGCAAGTTTCGTTCAATGTCTGCGACTTTACGGATTAATTCATTATCTCGGTACTACAACATGGCCTGCTCCACTTCACCTTGCTGCTGGGCTTGATGCTTATCGACCGATTCAAGCTATTCGCCAACCCTAATCCTACTTATAGGGGTAAAGCCGAGATACGGGCACAACATGACAAAATGTAAAGTTTTCTAAAACTCCTTCTTCCGGCCCATGCTGGACGGTCAATACTCAGGCTGCAAAGGCACAGTAGTAGTAATACTTTAGCCTCGAATTCGCATTAAAAAGTCGTTATTGCTGAATATTTCAGGCTTTGCCAATTTACGCTATTCTGCCTTTGACTTTACACAACTTTATATGTGATGCCAAGGGACACCGGGTAGGCTGTTCCCTCTCCCATAAGCCGGTGAATCTAAATGTCTTTTTAGTTGACTCTTGAGTTACTGGATAACGCTTGCTAAACTCTCGCGTCGTGCAGAAAGTAAGTAATTAGATGTCCACATCGGGCTATCTGGTCGATGGAGGATAGCATTTTATTCGTCATCGGGCGATTAAGCCGGTGTGTTGTGCTGGCCATTTTACCCTTAAGTCTGCTATCAAATGCCGGTCTTAGCACATCTAAGAGCGGCGGATGGTAGCTGACACTTGTGCCAAAAAAACACTATCGAGGAGGGACATTCTGCTTTAGGGACGGCTTTTGAAAAAGATGTACCCCACCTACCGTGCGGGTAATACCGGCCTGGGTACTTACCCCATATTTTCCTTATCTGCCGTCCAAAGATACTGATGTTTGGGGTAATGCCGGCGACTTATGGGTGGGCGCATCTTCCTAGACAGCTTTTACCTTAAAAAATGAAGCATACTTTTCCCTTATGCTTCTTGTACTGCAATCAGGTTAGTTTTTTATTTATTTCTTATTCAAAGTAAAATCGTATAATTATTAGGAACCATTTTTTTAGATGTGGACACATTTGATAAAAAATTGAGAAAAGTTTTTTTATTTTTCTTTGGTGGGCAATAAATCTTTTAGGCGTGGTAGTTTCGCGCTAAAAACTTTATGGAAAAAGGAATTTACCCAAGATGGTTTATTTGAAGAACGCGAACCAGGTAGAGCCTGGTAGCGCCTTATTGCCTCTGGGGAAGTAAAACCCATAGAGTGTGGGAAGATAAAAACACAAAGTATGGGTTAAATGTCCCGTTTCCGCCTATGAAAGCGTCCAAAAAAGGTAATGATGTCCCAGTTGTTCTGGCATTAGCGGAACCATTACCTCTAGCTAGACACCCGGCGGCTGTCTACTTGAGTCAATTAGCAGCGTCGTCAAGGCGGACGATGACACATAATCTGAACTGGGTGGCCAATTTATTAAGTAATGGGCAATGTGATCACCTGACTTTGGATTGGGCAAAACTAAGATATGAACACACCGCTGCGCTACGTTCGGTTTTGGCAGAAACACATCCACCAACAACAGGCAACCTGAAGCTGACAGCAGTTAAGCAAGTTCTAAAATGTGCTCGGAAACTGAAGCTGATAAGCATTGATGATTATGAAGATGCAGTGAGTGTTGCTCCCCTAACAGGAAATACACCACCAAGGGGCCGGCTTTTACAACCAGAAGAGATAGGGGCGCTGATCCGGGTATGTGTAGAATCTAAAACGCCAGCCGGGATGAGAGATGCAGCGGCAATTGCCTGTTTATGTGCAGGATTAAGGCGATCTGAAGTAGTAGCACTGAATTTAAAAGATTATAATGCAGAGAACGGCTGTTTATTGGTAGTAGAAGGAAAAGGGAAAAAGACAAGACAGGCGTATTTACCACCGGGGGGCACTAAATTAATTGAAGATTGGTTAGGGGTGAGAGGACGTAAGGCCGGCCCATTACTTTACCGGTGTGTTGGGAAGGCCATTCAAACGGAACGCATAACTGCCGATGCCCTAGCATTAAGGTTGATAGAAAGGGGGGCAGCAGCCGGCCTTGGTACTTTCTCTGCCCATGATTTCCGCCGCACATTTATTAGTAATCTGTTGGATAAGGGCGCGGATATGGTGACGGTACAAAAGTTGGCCGGTCATGCAGACCCGGCGACTACGGCTAAATATGACCGGCGTGGTGAAGAGGTAAAACGTAAAGCTGTCGAATTGTTAGATGGGTTCGGTTTAAATCCTGAATTATAGTAATTCCAGCAACTAGACAAACCCAATTAAAAAAGGGAACAATGCCAATATTATTTATAATTTATTTCCATCAACCAGCCGGCTCTCCCCAAAAGCTTTGGATAGATGGAGCATATTCTGAATTATCAGGAGAAGAGGCCGGTTGGGCCACATAACGGGCTGAGTTTTCCATTGCTAAAATCCGGTCTGTATCTCTTACAAATAATGGCGTAATCAATTCCCGTTCTTGGAGGAAATCTTGGATATTCAACTTCAAACAGCCTTGAGGTAATAATAGTGTTGAAAAATCATCACCGGCTCGTTGAATATCTAAAAACACATCTTTTGAAACAAAACTGTCTAACTCAGTCATTAATTGAGAGGATGGATTAACCGACAACTGAGCCAACAAATTTAAAACCTTTTCGCTTTTCCTCGTAGCCGCAGCTTCAACCATACCGGCCAATTCTGCACCAACAAAATTGAGAGTACGATTAAGCAAAATTTTCCATTCCTTCTCTGATAACGGTGAAGAGTTTTTAAACCGGCGATCAAAACGGGCAGCGTGTAATTCAATAATTTGCTTGCGTTCAATTGCTTGGGGAAAGCCAACATAAAAAATATCATCAAACCGGCCTTTAC contains:
- a CDS encoding site-specific integrase; protein product: MTHNLNWVANLLSNGQCDHLTLDWAKLRYEHTAALRSVLAETHPPTTGNLKLTAVKQVLKCARKLKLISIDDYEDAVSVAPLTGNTPPRGRLLQPEEIGALIRVCVESKTPAGMRDAAAIACLCAGLRRSEVVALNLKDYNAENGCLLVVEGKGKKTRQAYLPPGGTKLIEDWLGVRGRKAGPLLYRCVGKAIQTERITADALALRLIERGAAAGLGTFSAHDFRRTFISNLLDKGADMVTVQKLAGHADPATTAKYDRRGEEVKRKAVELLDGFGLNPEL
- a CDS encoding AAA family ATPase, whose amino-acid sequence is LLRRVEALGRSVLYFDEFDKLFSASSGDLTGETATSIQILGKLLTWLQDKTSETFVIATLNRLAALPPELTRKGRFDDIFYVGFPQAIERKQIIELHAARFDRRFKNSSPLSEKEWKILLNRTLNFVGAELAGMVEAAATRKSEKVLNLLAQLSVNPSSQLMTELDSFVSKDVFLDIQRAGDDFSTLLLPQGCLKLNIQDFLQERELITPLFVRDTDRILAMENSARYVAQPASSPDNSEYAPSIQSFWGEPAG